In a genomic window of Tachysurus vachellii isolate PV-2020 chromosome 13, HZAU_Pvac_v1, whole genome shotgun sequence:
- the zic3 gene encoding zinc finger protein ZIC 3, which translates to MLLDSGPQFPSLGVGGFGTPRHHDLGNREHGLGLNPFADSSHSAAFKISSVTHDIAPSQTSAFTPQATGYAAALGHHHHGGQVGSYGGGAFNSTRDFLFRNRSESTATSAQHGIFAASAGSLHAPPGISDNPGHLLFPGLHEQSVSHTSPGGHVVNGQMHIGLRGDLFGRPDPYRPVPSPRADPYGAAPLHNYNHPINMNVGMNVPTHHGPGAFFRYMRQPIKQELSCKWIDENQINRPKKTCDRTFSTMHEMVTHVSMEHVGGPEQSNHVCYWEDCPREGKSFKAKYKLVNHIRVHTGEKPFPCPFPGCGKIFARSENLKIHKRTHTGEKPFKCEFEGCDRRFANSSDRKKHMHVHTSDKPYICKVCDKSYTHPSSLRKHMKVHESQGSESSPAASSGYESSTPPVLVSTNSEDPTKTPETTVQSASAHSDALAPNFNEWYV; encoded by the exons ATGCTCCTCGATAGTGGTCCACAGTTTCCATCGCTTGGAGTTGGAGGCTTCGGAACGCCGAGACACCATGATCTCGGGAACCGAGAGCACGGACTGGGGCTCAACCCCTTCGCGGACTCGTCCCATTCAGCTGCGTTTAAAATTAGCTCCGTTACACACGATATCGCCCCGAGCCAGACGTCGGCTTTCACCCCGCAAGCAACTGGATATGCAGCTGCGCTCGGACACCACCATCACGGTGGGCAGGTCGGTTCCTACGGTGGAGGCGCGTTTAACTCCACGCGAGATTTCTTGTTCCGAAACCGGAGCGAATCGACGGCCACCAGCGCGCAGCACGGGATCTTCGCAGCTTCTGCCGGGAGTCTCCACGCACCACCTGGAATCTCGGACAACCCAGGCCACCTTCTCTTCCCAGGACTTCACGAGCAAAGCGTGAGCCATACGTCTCCCGGAGGACATGTAGTGAATGGACAAATGCATATTGGTTTGCGTGGGGACCTTTTCGGACGGCCGGATCCGTATCGTCCTGTTCCGAGTCCGCGCGCGGATCCTTACGGCGCCGCTCCGCTCCACAATTACAATCACCCCATCAACATGAACGTGGGAATGAACGTGCCCACGCACCACGGTCCAGGCGCCTTCTTCCGCTACATGCGGCAGCCCATAAAGCAAGAGCTGTCCTGCAAGTGGATAGatgaaaatcaaataaacaggCCCAAAAAAACTTGTGACAGAACTTTCAGCACCATGCACGAGATGGTCACGCATGTGTCCATGGAGCACGTCGGGGGGCCCGAGCAGAGCAACCATGTTTGCTATTGGGAAGACTGCCCAAGAGAAGGGAAATCGTTTAAGGCCAAATACAAACTAGTGAACCACATCAGAGTGCACACCGGGGAGAAACCGTTCCCTTGTCCTTTCCCTGGTTGCGGGAAAATTTTTGCAAGAtcagaaaatttaaaaattcacaAGAGGACTCATACTG GCGAGAAGCCGTTTAAGTGTGAGTTCGAGGGCTGCGACAGGCGCTTCGCGAACAGCAGCGACAGAAAAAAGCACATGCACGTGCACACGTCTGACAAGCCGTACATCTGCAAAGTATGCGACAAGTCCTACACGCACCCAAGCTCACTCAGGAAACACATGAAG GTGCACGAGTCACAAGGTTCGGAGTCATCTCCAGCAGCCAGCTCTGGGTACGAGTCCTCCACGCCGCCTGTGCTGGTTTCAACAAACTCAGAAGATCCAACCAAAACGCCTGAAACCACCGTGCAAAGCGCATCAGCACACAGCGACGCATTAGCGCCCAACTTCAACGAATGGTACGTTTGA
- the zic6 gene encoding zic family member 6 gives MTTLSRFSGCPPSCVNPGESNTEPSVVLPPLAGEHMGHPTGTSLKLCPSHNLLDYPETRATAYVDHSLPHFPDAGYTSHCLDANPRGIIIGTNLSGPGMAPVTDQLAPRPNQHGASGRYRDLYGYRDGRSHAFFTTYPEQAHSSVDANRDLNGQVMLGLPGDLLSRAHPYGQTHSGPRANSQQLVTQFLGLYKPLNMAMQRGGGDAFLRCSRQTLTHELVCKWSDVQDSAGKLPCSRTFGTMYELVTHVTIEHVGGPEHSDYVCHWENCPRDRKPFKAKYKLVNHVRVHTGEKPFPCPFHGCEKVFARSENLKIHKRTHTGEKPFKCEFEGCNRRFANSSDRKKHSHVHSSDKPYMCKVRGCEKCYTHPSSLRKHMKLHCKADMAKPGPGEDGEPGSPEVAGEQVPSSPAAVTRTLPPAPSQDSPETMRSRFHHTFDSSLDYTAHRPQSLLDPLLLHRGSYRGETAQYACSQASPTFAHTHRNFASNSPFQKSIVNGWYTCHSGAQPFSSKPCSND, from the exons ATGACAACCCTTTCAAGGTTTAGTGGCTGCCCTCCGTCTTGCGTAAACCCTGGAGAGAGCAATACTGAACCCAGTGTGGTGCTGCCACCTTTGGCAGGGGAGCACATGGGGCACCCCACTGGCACTTCCTTAAAACTCTGCCCTTCGCACAATTTGCTAGACTACCCCGAGACAAGGGCCACCGCTTATGTGGACCATTCGTTGCCCCACTTTCCAGACGCGGGATACACCAGCCATTGCCTAGACGCCAACCCTAGAGGCATTATCATTGGGACAAACCTGTCGGGACCAGGCATGGCACCAGTTACAGATCAACTGGCACCAAGACCTAACCAACATGGCGCTAGTGGAAGGTACCGTGACCTCTACGGCTACAGGGATGGCCGAAGCCATGCTTTCTTTACCACCTATCCGGAGCAGGCCCACAGCTCTGTCGATGCCAACCGTGACCTGAATGGTCAGGTGATGCTGGGTCTTCCAGGAGATCTCCTCTCCAGGGCACATCCATACGGACAAACCCACAGCGGCCCTCGGGCCAACAGCCAACAGCTTGTTACTCAGTTTCTGGGGCTTTATAAACCCCTGAACATGGCCATGCAGCGAGGAGGGGGTGATGCATTCCTCAGGTGCTCCAGACAGACTTTAACACACGAGTTAGTGTGCAAGTGGAGTGATGTCCAAGACAGCGCTGGCAAGCTGCCATGTTCCAGGACTTTTGGGACTATGTATGAACTTGTCACTCATGTGACGATCGAGCATGTCGGGGGACCTGAACATTCTGACTATGTGTGCCACTGGGAGAATTGTCCCAGGGACAGAAAGCCATTTAAAGCCAAATACAAGCTGGTCAACCATGTCAGAGTGCACACGGGAGAAAAGCCCTTTCCTTGTCCTTTTCATGGATGTGAAAAAGTTTTCGCCAGATCCGAAAACCTCAAGATTCACAAGAGAACCCATACAG GTGAGAAACCGTTCAAATGTGAGTTTGAGGGTTGCAACCGGCGGTTTGCAAACAGCAGCGACCGGAAGAAGCATTCGCACGTCCACTCGAGCGACAAGCCGTACATGTGCAAGGTCAGAGGCTGTGAGAAATGTTACACGCATCCGAGCTCGCTGCGCAAACACATGAAGCTCCATTGCAAGGCCGACATGGCTAAACCGGGCCCGGGCGAGGACGGTGAGCCTGGATCTCCCGAGGTAGCAGGAGAGCAAGTCCCATCATCCCCTGCGGCGGTGACGCGGACCTTGCCGCCTGCTCCCTCTCAGGACTCCCCCGAGACTATGAGGTCACGCTTTCATCACACGTTTGACAGCAGTTTGGACTATACGGCGCACAGGCCGCAGTCCCTTTTGGACCCTCTGTTGCTGCACCGGGGCAGTTACAGAGGCGAAACGGCACAGTACGCGTGTAGCCAAGCAAGTCCCACTTTTGCCCATACGCACAGGAATTTTGCATCAAACTCTCCATTCCAAAAAAGCATTGTAAACGGCTGGTACACATGTCACAGCGGTGCCCAGCCTTTCTCGTCTAAGCCGTGTAGCAATGATTAA